The Melitaea cinxia chromosome 6, ilMelCinx1.1, whole genome shotgun sequence genome has a window encoding:
- the LOC123654212 gene encoding protein javelin, protein MGAGHSVDGDGGATSDPPAHDRRKTCSRRRRHSVDSVASYSSQNHVDRIRTQNFSAASCQDEGDFGSIKTSLFRRASSNLEYPVKRPESVTSNTSSTRSRLRELVERKSGQDEHKSAANTVADIQYFENPSETLEFDKPRIFLELKKNEEERPKKKKLVKSKDSEIKNKKQEKYQSKLAEYYKIPVQLPQDEFYQHLTRSKAAEEFLKKRFSNSDTEFSGSYGRLCKHKEIEGSNLRRSRSLAVIREETFTDLQLQNHPKSKRSQLIPRARLFDKPCFRDRLTGRTKYQTKEEVLEGIYIDSTVSCFADINRTKPEEESLNEKENEEFRSEKDDAVSRNESHQSRSACGSWTNLNEDTKQTNLSEDSIGHSRNPSEIDSLDSNYVRKHYNFEAHLKNYNNSSPETERSVTSQNNCKELYITTDDHDSENEDRPNTPKSVNNSCHSIGNGEQTYFEDNPSNYVQESAAYDEISIKSQSAKENVNQIKASKTDIEQIQDCDNQSVISENDGTVSSPTDSITSYISISIASSDKSHKLEYLANSLAEKIDEYCDSRFQENTACDSKSRNCNTQINEPDSVYSAVQKKTTFADIKRDSLLNKNNESNKDVITKISPSEIYVSNTFIGCNDYDKDTYCTSSRNITTEPFVTTLIENQYYSLPDINIGKCLRKSERIDARLREEDPEDIPCENTYEVAQSHFREIFTNKENENYGHLNKINISYDNNNINDSSVVDYVEKTEPQLIQNFSKLEDDLKSIITIDSSTLDEPNPTHYYQLDHHQNEREINEIEGTIRNNKVITKSESLRLASNVIQRPEVKILKSFSNDNINKSTQDRKVKTGIKKHYSLRQRNPTDDDNFRIPSPNTVEKNTVNRPHPSVKKLSFSEEIRNHSLLSRVQSFKTSAESNIAIVPLSGHQTIVIDPPLSQQIPSTKEYTEILPDSKQKIHKSIPDVQKKSQDINTNTNNNNNTEVVTNLSKDPFITIKLKKVVKQTIPKLNCATCDNFSFSQLQLLKPPSRLIINDNKNIIPNSLTPKFEKIMTRPQVLQVIDSKNKTQQNKATINGQRMDKNGELKDENKDTKTENNVKEKLNIAIKTDMEYQEKINSVKTYWSKLIDKSPEVTNKQDSLDKTDTSDENKNNNFEEEKINNTANEGTSDKTIPEVSVGSIIKSLESVKIVDSIRKLGQTKLQLWKDESEKVKSDSEIDEPPVEKIFKEDTVTIYDSPKSEKLIKKHEIDMCRDTPEIEIVELSSDDNQNQKTQATLIKAKGYEKGCDEFDHVRYKVMKSELFKNSMIANYRKEAQFDGLLQYLQDYSFQELLVNNNIVIIEPVRTKVEPTPRKNSTTETCKIPPTLLKKHEYTSHVDKSKNSIRRHFFYHPIRVNKEIIEEELPNPDTVKKVRNLFEDTLKMKSPMGHDPPLVEENVGIPRRSTSYRNLSEETKSCKVGGRKKITRQLTIDTNFGIKKWDNASLSSGVSSGDLSSNNEYETDGLSPYSQKTLKDNVYSSSDEYLCDSASQDFCCESQYVSPDILKKIRECGTSVTYYGGKVLNSKTSSTVSPMTKAIMEEIKNLQKNCSRDCYSCQTKCKGEKCSCLVSDKHQKMISEKQTNEIYTKFENNQSQEKNCRSDNFPGFKFKLVKSNSCSSRLELTGTDETKNPRIKFRKQNSKEDPPIVYDDENSVKKKICRLESYNKGIVNTPFPEKNDANLKPTFIIENGQNNHLKKNKTLESHEIENHKVRKEEKVQNIQEIREDDSDSNKNNKQTNESSNFEKKYYYVNENKEQNKVPTEKFGEMVFEEFEVLETSYDSLNSTKSLK, encoded by the exons ACACTCGGTGGACTCGGTCGCGTCGTATTCTAGTCAGAATCACGTTGACCGTATAAGGACACAAAATTTCTCAGCGGCTTCTTGTCAAGACGAAGGCGACTTCGGGTCGATCAAGACAAGCCTGTTCAGACGTGCATCTTCGAATTTGGAATATCCTGTTAAACGACCAGAAAGCGTCACGTCCAATACAAGTTCCACAAGAAGCCGCCTTCGAGAACTTGTCGAAAGAAAATCGGGTCAGGACGAGCACAAGTCCGCGGCAAACACCGTCGCCGATATACAATACTTTGAAAATCCATCAGAGACACTTGAATTTGACAAGCCACGTATTTTTCTAGAATTGAAAAAGAATGAGGAGGAGCGTCCAAAGAAGAAGAAATTAGTAAAGAGCAAAGATTCTGAAATCAAAAATAAGAAGCAAGAGAAATACCAAAGTAAGCTCGCTGAGTATTATAAAATTCCCGTACAATTACCTCAAGACGAATTTTATCAACACTTAACGCGGTCGAAAGCTGCcgaagaatttttaaaaaaacgtttCTCAAATTCAGATACCGAGTTCAGTGGTAGTTACGGACGCTTATGTAAACACAAAGAAATAGAAGGATCTAATTTACGCCGCAGTAGAAGTTTGGCAGTAATACGAGAAGAAACTTTTACAGATCTTCAGCTACAAAATCACCCCAAAAGCAAAAGATCTCAACTAATACCACGCGCACGATTATTTGACAAGCCGTGTTTCCGAGAcag ATTAACCGGTAGAACGAAATACCAAACAAAAGAAGAAGTTTTGGAAGGAATCTATATTGATAGTACAGTCTCTTGTTTTGCCGACATAAATAGAACAAAGCCAGAAGAGGAATCcttaaatgaaaaagaaaacgaAGAATTCAGGTCAGAAAAAGACGACGCCGTATCACGAAACGAGAGTCATCAGTCAAGATCCGCTTGCGGAAGTTGGACAAATTTAAACGAAGACACCAAGCAGACAAACCTTTCTGAAGATAGCATTGGACATTCGCGCAATCCCAGCGAGATTGATAGTCTAGATTCAAACTACGTTAGAAAACATTACAATTTCGAAGCGCACttgaaaaattacaataacagCTCTCCAGAAACAGAACGATCAGTTACCTCACAAAATAACTGCaaagaattatatataactacTGATGATCACGACAGTGAAAACGAAGATCGACCTAACACGCCAAAATCTGTAAATAATAGTTGTCACTCTATTGGAAACGGGGAACAAACATATTTTGAAGATAATCCATCCAATTATGTACAAGAATCAGCTGCATATGATGAAATATCGATAAAAAGCCAAAGTGCTAAAGAAAACGTTAATCAAATTAAAGCAAGTAAAACAGATATAGAACAAATTCAAGATTGTGATAATCAATCTGTTATATCAGAAAACGACGGTACTGTTTCTAGTCCAACAGACAGTATCACATCATATATTTCTATTTCAATTGCTTCATCTGACAAGTCCCACAAACTAGAATACTTAGCAAACTCTCTTGCTGAAAAAATTGATGAGTATTGTGATTCTCGTTTCCAAGAAAATACTGCTTGTGATTCAAAAAGTAGAAATTGTAATACCCAAATTAATGAACCGGACTCCGTTTATTCGGCAGTTCAGAAAAAGACAACATTTGCAGATATAAAGAGAGActctcttttaaataaaaacaacgaaTCCAACAAAGACGTCATAACGAAAATATCCCCTAGTGAAATTTACGTAAGCAATACATTTATTGGATGTAACGATTACGACAAAGATACTTATTGTACGTCATCAAGGAATATAACAACTGAACCTTTTGTAACAACTCTTATAGAAAATCAATATTACTCCTTACCTGATATAAACATAGGCAAGTGTTTAAGAAAATCAGAAAGGATTGATGCTCGACTAAGAGAAGAAGATCCAGAAGATATCCCTTGTGAAAATACATATGAAGTAGCACAGAGCCATTTTAgagaaatatttacaaacaaagaAAACGAAAATTACGGCCatctaaacaaaataaacatatcctatgacaataataatataaacgatAGTTCTGTTGTAGATTATGTGGAAAAAACAGAACCCCaactaatacaaaatttttCTAAACTTGAAGACGATTTGAAATCTATAATAACAATTGATAGTTCTACACTAGATGAGCCAAATCCTACACATTATTACCAATTAGATCATCATCAAAACGAAagagaaataaatgaaatagaaGGTACCATacgaaataataaagtaattacgAAATCTGAAAGTTTAAGACTTGCTTCTAATGTTATACAAAGACCTgaagtgaaaattttaaaatctttttcgaacgataatataaataaatcgacacaagacagaaaagtaaaaactGGAATCAAAAAACACTATTCACTTCGGCAACGTAATCCTACAGATGATGACAATTTTCGTATACCTAGTCCAAATACAGTAGAAAAGAACACTGTAAATCGACCACACCCTTCTGTTAAGAAATTGTCATTTAGTGAAGAAATAAGAAATCACTCACTATTATCACGAGTACAATCTTTCAAAACATCCGCCGAATCTAATATTGCAATTGTACCTCTAAGTGGTCATCAGACAATTGTCATTGATCCGCCTCTGTCCCAACAGATACCTAGTACAAAAGAATACACAGAAATATTACCAGACtctaaacaaaaaattcataaatCTATTCCAGACGTGCAAAAAAAATCGCAAGAtataaacacaaacacaaataataataataatactgaaGTAGTTACGAACTTATCAAAAGATCCTTTTATAACAATCAAACTAAAAAAAGTCGTTAAACAGACAATTCCTAAATTAAATTGTGCAACTTGTGACAACTTTTCTTTTAGCCAGCTACAATTGTTAAAACCTCCGTCTAGGCTTATTATAAAcgacaacaaaaatattattccaaATTCACTGACACCTAAGTTCGAAAAAATCATGACTCGGCCACAAGTACTGCAAGTTATTGACtcgaaaaataaaacacaacagAACAAAGCTACTATAAACGGACAACGAATGGACAAGAATGGCGAACTAAAAGACGAAAATAAAGACACTAAGACTGAAAACAACGTAAAAGAAAAACTGAATATTGCAATAAAAACAGACATGGAatatcaagaaaaaattaattcagTAAAAACCTACTGGTCGAAACTTATTGATAAATCTCCAgaagtaacaaataaacaagATTCTTTAGACAAAACAGATACATCAgatgagaataaaaataataattttgaagaagaaaaaattaataatacagcTAATGAAGGCACTAGTGACAAAACTATTCCAGAAGTATCAGTAGGCAGTATTATTAAATCGTTAGAAAGTGTTAAAATAGTAGACAGTATAAGAAAGTTGGGTCAAACAAAACTACAACTGTGGAAAGATGAATCAGAAAAGGTTAAAAGTGATTCAGAAATAGATGAACCTCCAGTAGAAAAAATTTTCAAGGAAGATACGGTCACTATTTATGATAGCccaaaatccgaaaaattgattaaaaaacatgaaataGACATGTGTCGAGATACACCAGAAATAGAAATAGTCGAACTAAGCAGTGATGATAATCAAAACCAAAAAACTCAAGCTACACTTATTAAAGCAAAAGGATACGAAAAAGGATGCGATGAGTTTGACCATGTTCGATACAAAGTCATGAAATCTGAATTGTTTAAAAACAGCATGATAGCTAATTACAGAAAAGAAGCACAATTTGATGGTCTTTTACAATATCTACAAGATTATAGTTTTCAAGAATTACTAGTTAACAATAACATAGTAATTATTGAACCTGTAAGGACGAAAGTCGAACCAACTCCAAGAAAAAACTCTACTACTGAAACATGCAAAATTCCACCAACATTGTTAAAAAAACATGAATATACTTCTCACGTCgataaatcaaaaaattcaattcgaagACACTTCTTTTATCATCCTATTAGAGTAAATAAAGAGATTATAGAAGAAGAGCTCCCCAATCCGGATACGGTAAAAAAAGTACGAAATTTATTcgaagatacattaaaaatgaaaagcCCCATGGGTCATGATCCTCCACTAGTTGAAGAAAATGTCGGTATTCCACGACGCTCAACATCGTATAGAAATTTAAGTGAGGAAACTAAAAGCTGCAAAGTTGGAGGAAGGAAAAAAATTACACGGCAACTAACAATTGATACAAACTTTGGTATTAAGAAATGGGACAATGCTAGCCTTTCAAGTGGTGTGTCTAGCGGTGATTTGAGTTCTAATAATGAATACGAAACTGACGGTTTAAGTCCATATTCACAAAAAACTCTTAAAGACAATGTTTATAGTTCAAGTGATGAATACTTATGCGACTCAGCTAGCCAAGATTTTTGTTGTGAAAGTCAATATGTCAGTCCTGATATCCTTAAGAAAATAAGAGAATGTGGAACATCCGTTACCTATTATGGTGGAAAGGTTTTAAACTCTAAAACTAGCTCAACAGTTAGTCCTATGACCAAAGCTATAATGGAAgagattaaaaatttacaaaaaaactgTAGTAGAGACTGCTATTCATGCCAAACTAAATGTAAAGGTGAAAAATGTTCATGCCTTGTATCAGACAAGCATCAAAAAATGATTTCAGAAAAACAAACCAATGAAATCTATACAAAATTCGAAAACAATCAAAGTCAAGAAAAAAATTGTCGTTCCGACAATTTTCCGGGATTTAAGTTTAAACTTGTCAAATCAAACAGTTGTAGTAGTCGTTTAGAATTAACGGGTACTGATGAAACCAAAAACCCAAGAATAAAATTTAGGAAACAGAATTCAAAAGAAGACCCTCCTATAGTATATGATGATGAAAACTcggtaaaaaagaaaatttgccGTTTAGAGAGTTACAATAAAGGTATTGTTAATACTCCATTTCCAGAAAAAAACGATGCGAACCTTAAACCAACTTTCATTATTGAAAATGGACAAAAtaatcatttgaaaaaaaataaaacattagaaAGTCACGAAATCGAAAATCATAAAGTGCGAAAAGAAGAAAAAGTGCAAAATATCCAGGAAATAAGAGAAGACGATAGCGattctaacaaaaataataagcaaACTAACGAATCTAGTAACTTCGAAAAAAAGTATTACTATGTTAacgaaaataaagaacaaaataaagttCCCACTGAGAAGTTTGGAGAAATGGTATTCGAAGAATTCGAAGTCTTAGAAACGAGTTACGATAGTTTAAATAGCACTAAGtctttaaaataa